In the Opitutaceae bacterium genome, one interval contains:
- a CDS encoding ABC transporter ATP-binding protein, with the protein MSSERNLTTDTAIVARNLSKVYRIWERPSSRLVAPSLEAAAGLLPRKSGPAEWLRRRARHHYRDFVAVKDVSFELKRGEALGIIGRNGSGKSTLLQMLAGTLQPTSGDVDVTGRIAALLELGSGFNPDFTGRENVFLNAAVLGMSREETENRFDQIAAFADIGDFIEQPVSTYSSGMMVRLAFAVSISIDPDILIVDEALSVGDVFFQQKCFKRIHQILDRGTTLLFVAHDIGAVRNLCSRAILLRNGAVTHEGTPETCWSRYFSLGSDRRISFQGHRRAASDTGLSDELRTPTLENNLIGTQTSRHGERRMEYTAIAILNEQNQPCKSFGLGETVRICALLKANQRIDYVGAGVQLVDRMNNLVFAAGNRQLGIHLPPIDAGREILICFQLDLTVNPADYTLTVDCSEPTEEGPNHGAFQDVVQGLGPVSVHFDANQMWPFYGMAQLPLKLTFESLSESKPEPSSTAAEDAPEASHAAS; encoded by the coding sequence ATGTCCTCTGAACGAAACCTGACAACGGACACCGCCATCGTGGCGCGAAACCTTTCGAAGGTCTATCGGATCTGGGAACGCCCGTCTTCCCGACTGGTCGCTCCGTCCCTTGAAGCGGCCGCCGGACTCCTGCCCCGGAAGTCCGGGCCTGCCGAATGGCTTCGCCGGCGAGCCCGCCACCACTACCGCGATTTTGTCGCGGTCAAGGATGTCAGTTTCGAGCTCAAGCGCGGCGAAGCCCTCGGCATCATCGGACGCAACGGATCCGGCAAGAGCACCCTGCTTCAAATGCTTGCGGGAACGCTACAACCGACGAGCGGCGATGTCGACGTGACGGGCCGGATCGCCGCGCTTCTCGAGCTGGGTTCGGGCTTCAACCCCGACTTCACCGGTCGCGAAAACGTCTTTCTCAATGCCGCGGTCCTCGGCATGAGCCGGGAGGAGACCGAAAACCGCTTCGACCAGATCGCGGCTTTCGCCGACATCGGCGACTTCATCGAACAACCGGTCAGCACGTATTCGAGCGGCATGATGGTTCGTCTCGCGTTCGCCGTTTCCATCAGCATCGACCCGGACATCCTGATTGTCGACGAAGCCCTCAGTGTGGGCGACGTGTTTTTTCAGCAGAAGTGCTTCAAGCGAATCCACCAGATTCTCGATAGAGGAACCACCCTGCTCTTTGTCGCACACGACATCGGCGCGGTCAGGAATCTTTGTTCAAGGGCCATTCTGCTGCGCAACGGTGCAGTCACGCATGAAGGTACCCCGGAAACCTGCTGGAGCCGCTATTTCTCCCTCGGTTCCGACCGGCGGATCAGCTTTCAGGGCCATCGCCGCGCAGCCAGTGACACGGGGCTCTCCGACGAATTGCGCACACCCACCTTGGAGAACAACCTTATCGGAACCCAGACCAGCCGGCATGGGGAACGGCGGATGGAATATACCGCCATCGCCATTCTCAATGAACAGAACCAGCCCTGCAAGAGCTTCGGCCTGGGCGAAACCGTCCGGATTTGCGCCCTCCTCAAGGCAAACCAACGGATCGACTACGTCGGCGCCGGCGTCCAGCTGGTCGATCGCATGAACAACCTGGTCTTTGCCGCCGGAAACCGGCAGCTGGGCATCCATCTTCCCCCGATCGACGCCGGTCGGGAAATCCTCATCTGCTTCCAGCTCGACCTGACCGTCAATCCCGCGGACTACACCCTGACGGTCGACTGCAGCGAGCCCACCGAGGAAGGACCCAATCACGGGGCGTTTCAGGATGTCGTTCAAGGTCTCGGTCCCGTTTCGGTTCACTTTGATGCCAACCAGATGTGGCCCTTCTACGGCATGGCCCAGTTGCCCCTCAAACTGACGTTTGAGAGCCTTTCCGAATCCAAACCCGAGCCCTCATCAACGGCTGCTGAGGACGCTCCGGAAGCCTCCCATGCGGCGAGCTGA
- a CDS encoding glycosyltransferase → MKISIVTPCHDRFEYLESTLSSVLNQAGDFEIQYIVQNAGSSPRVREILDRWADSIDSGSFQPSCRGIDFRVFHEPDSGMYEGLNRGFARTDGEAMAWINTDDLYHPGAFQTVTEVLHRHESVYWLTGIPNSFNRRGSRTGHDTFPRAYSREFIRRGLYRFENLDAGFNWIAQDCCFWRSVLWKNAGGGLDESMRYAADFRLWQVFAEHADLVKVNSFLGGYRFHGDQVTANPETYASELPPLQRPPPGWQSLHKWLTLHPDDSRLFFNPEQGKPWIEGFGLDWDWLVGRTASFNFGTDCWDLTLLPII, encoded by the coding sequence ATGAAAATCTCGATCGTCACGCCCTGCCACGACCGATTTGAGTACCTTGAGTCGACCCTGAGCAGTGTCTTGAACCAGGCCGGGGACTTTGAGATCCAATACATCGTCCAGAACGCCGGGAGTTCGCCGAGGGTTCGCGAAATCCTGGATCGATGGGCCGATTCCATCGATTCAGGCAGTTTCCAACCGTCATGTCGCGGTATCGACTTCCGCGTCTTCCACGAACCGGACTCCGGAATGTATGAAGGCCTCAACCGGGGTTTTGCTCGAACCGACGGGGAGGCCATGGCCTGGATCAATACCGATGACCTTTACCATCCCGGCGCTTTTCAGACCGTCACGGAGGTACTCCACCGGCACGAATCGGTCTATTGGCTGACCGGGATTCCCAATTCATTCAACCGCCGGGGGAGCCGCACCGGCCACGACACCTTTCCCCGAGCCTATTCGCGGGAATTCATCCGCCGGGGTCTCTACCGGTTCGAGAATCTCGATGCCGGCTTCAACTGGATCGCCCAGGATTGCTGCTTCTGGCGGTCGGTTCTCTGGAAGAACGCCGGAGGCGGTCTCGACGAGTCAATGCGCTATGCCGCAGACTTTCGTCTCTGGCAGGTGTTCGCCGAACACGCCGATCTGGTGAAGGTCAATTCCTTCCTTGGCGGCTACCGTTTCCACGGCGACCAGGTGACCGCCAATCCTGAAACCTATGCCTCGGAGCTCCCGCCGCTTCAACGTCCACCACCCGGCTGGCAATCCCTTCACAAATGGCTCACCCTGCATCCCGATGACAGCCGCTTGTTCTTCAATCCGGAGCAGGGAAAGCCCTGGATTGAAGGTTTCGGCCTCGACTGGGATTGGCTCGTCGGGCGGACCGCCTCCTTCAACTTCGGAACCGACTGTTGGGACCTCACCCTGCTTCCCATCATCTGA
- a CDS encoding glycosyltransferase family 4 protein, which produces MHPERSFTLRVLHINYHSSSGGATRSMLRLHRGLVACGTQSRLLVREGDATDEVTDRFEAEIPETSRLNEQLFGYFLQHKGADVHRTEACTSIFTVPFPGFDLVAHPKVQEADVINLHWPSYLLSPVTLGRLMDLGKPVFWTIHDQWAFTGGCHYSAGCEGYTRDCRDCPQLAGELSRLPAAIHRERRRQLRNRTLHVVGPSRWIVDCARRSTLLRDQPVHHVPYGIETDIFRPADQGEARAALGLPSDGFILLFGADHLAEKRKGWHHLHAALDRVSRKLGDSVPLHLAYFGNTPDDLAEIPVTKHELGYIRDDEKLRLAYSAADLFLLPSLEDNQPNTVMEAMACGTPVAGFAVGALPDMITDSENGYLARVGDPEALSESIMRCARSPESRRSIRTAARRSIETHYPLETQARNYLGLYAAAVARAKPARMTVRKAESTCAMSGDSGGMLDDIDALRPLGQLLKAEVPGAAPFDPGWSFGRRKEKRRVQHYTDAWLTSLPRQRRYYLTDAHGIYSHAEISLGNGFRVPEGPYPEMNLPWPLVWARFPEATFRFIRPIAVNSRLRMVLQTPVDGLDLEIDGPKGLLWHDSLRANLSNPSLEQPDLRIDLPPMESQSALTLRFRSIQSPEPSGDLAAAIFSLRIESI; this is translated from the coding sequence GTGCATCCCGAGAGATCCTTCACCTTGAGAGTCCTCCACATCAATTACCACAGCAGCAGCGGCGGAGCCACCCGCTCGATGCTCCGGCTGCACCGCGGGCTGGTCGCCTGCGGAACCCAGAGCCGGTTGTTGGTGCGGGAAGGCGATGCCACCGACGAGGTCACCGATCGCTTCGAGGCGGAAATCCCGGAAACTTCCCGCCTGAACGAGCAGCTCTTCGGCTACTTCCTCCAGCACAAAGGAGCGGATGTCCACCGAACGGAGGCCTGCACCTCGATCTTTACTGTTCCGTTTCCCGGATTCGATCTGGTCGCACACCCCAAGGTTCAGGAGGCCGACGTGATCAACCTGCATTGGCCTTCCTACCTGCTCTCACCGGTCACTCTCGGCCGGTTGATGGACCTGGGGAAGCCCGTCTTCTGGACGATCCATGACCAATGGGCATTCACCGGCGGCTGCCACTATTCGGCAGGTTGTGAAGGCTACACCCGCGACTGCCGGGATTGTCCTCAACTGGCCGGCGAGCTTTCCCGGCTGCCCGCCGCCATCCACCGGGAACGACGACGTCAACTCAGGAATCGCACACTCCACGTGGTCGGCCCCAGCCGCTGGATCGTCGATTGCGCCCGCCGCAGCACCCTGCTCCGCGACCAACCCGTTCACCATGTCCCCTACGGGATCGAGACGGATATCTTCCGCCCTGCCGATCAGGGCGAGGCCAGGGCGGCCCTGGGCCTGCCGTCCGACGGATTCATTCTGCTTTTCGGCGCCGATCATCTGGCGGAGAAGCGCAAGGGATGGCATCATCTTCACGCGGCGCTGGATCGTGTATCCAGAAAACTGGGCGACTCGGTTCCCCTCCATCTGGCCTACTTCGGCAACACTCCGGACGACCTGGCCGAGATTCCCGTCACGAAGCACGAACTGGGCTATATCCGCGACGACGAGAAACTCCGTCTGGCCTACAGCGCAGCCGACCTCTTTCTGCTCCCCTCCCTCGAAGACAATCAACCCAACACGGTGATGGAGGCGATGGCCTGCGGGACGCCCGTGGCCGGCTTTGCCGTCGGCGCCCTTCCCGACATGATCACCGATTCGGAGAACGGATACCTGGCCAGGGTTGGTGATCCGGAAGCCTTGAGTGAGTCCATCATGCGATGTGCCCGCTCACCAGAATCCCGCCGGTCAATCCGCACCGCCGCCCGCCGATCGATCGAAACCCACTACCCGCTCGAAACCCAGGCCAGGAACTACCTCGGGCTCTATGCAGCCGCAGTTGCCCGTGCAAAGCCGGCCCGGATGACCGTGAGAAAGGCGGAGTCGACCTGTGCGATGTCCGGAGATTCCGGCGGGATGCTGGACGACATTGACGCCCTGCGTCCGCTCGGCCAGTTGCTCAAGGCTGAAGTCCCCGGCGCCGCCCCGTTCGACCCCGGCTGGTCATTCGGTCGCCGGAAGGAGAAACGCCGGGTTCAGCACTACACCGATGCCTGGCTGACATCACTCCCCCGGCAGCGCCGCTACTACCTGACGGATGCACACGGCATCTATTCCCACGCCGAGATTTCCCTCGGCAACGGATTCCGCGTTCCCGAGGGCCCCTATCCCGAGATGAACCTGCCGTGGCCACTCGTCTGGGCCCGATTCCCCGAGGCGACCTTTCGATTCATACGGCCAATTGCCGTGAATTCCCGTCTGCGGATGGTCCTGCAGACGCCCGTCGATGGATTGGATCTCGAAATCGACGGCCCCAAAGGTCTCCTCTGGCACGATTCCCTCCGCGCGAACCTCAGCAATCCAAGCCTTGAACAACCGGACCTGAGAATAGACCTTCCCCCGATGGAAAGCCAATCTGCGCTGACGTTGCGGTTCAGGTCAATCCAGAGTCCTGAACCATCCGGTGACCTGGCTGCAGCAATCTTCTCACTAAGGATCGAATCAATCTGA
- a CDS encoding sulfatase-like hydrolase/transferase has product MFAKERLKTSVASAALISLTACLFIPAQIQLTNTREFPFTFLDILGPLALLALASLLLLSILLLVVPSLLGEILGSLVFAVGFLLYLQGNWILWDYGTFDGRDIAWSSYRYRGIIDGLIWISLLLICLKFGRRFRRILNWIAVIALGVQAVNLVSLLFATPGALSRSEREGSPEDLFTFSKKQNVLIILLDTLESDVVQQVFDEFPSDQQVFDGFVFYRNSLSGYPTTKANVPLILSGEYYRNRINAYTFAENLSKSEDNLPRFLKDRGFRTHLIGTRNLFIADNANSDIQIDYLRNASGVDLSRELLSLADLTAFRVVPHFLKKRVYNNQRWFFINLGADHELDDMPAVENLYDLKFTRALERQASVDDGKPVFKYIHFWGAHPPIRLNEKLDYVELPHSRENLVTYTRAGMEMLHRIFRKMKEIGVYDNTLIVVTGDHGAGFHQYAANPLAGGVAKDLIEDTTVERLVKSSALAAVLVKKIDSRGPLRIDDRPVTIGDYSASIAGSLGLDNRFPGVDFLNDDVDPARERFFYFYQGYNTNSDNFFEGFTQYRVSGHSWLDQSWERFDGIVTDGDLPTASYRLGERIDFVLGGNYAQYAPFGFSIPGPDFAWSDRNVAGFTVRFSEPPGELVFRVNLKMVWGTNQKIEVWVNGTLQVADWLYEKGSESDEIKEVRIPTGSSKDGLMAIEFRLPYANLSPKEAGLSSDGRRLGIGLGWVEFADPKGQEEQTDK; this is encoded by the coding sequence ATGTTTGCCAAAGAACGATTGAAAACCTCCGTCGCTTCAGCGGCACTGATATCCCTGACTGCGTGCTTGTTTATCCCTGCGCAGATTCAACTCACGAACACCCGTGAATTCCCGTTCACGTTTCTGGACATCCTGGGACCTCTGGCATTGCTTGCATTGGCATCCCTGCTGCTTCTCTCGATCCTTCTGCTGGTGGTGCCCTCGCTTTTGGGAGAGATCTTGGGGTCGCTTGTATTCGCGGTTGGTTTCCTTCTCTACCTTCAGGGCAATTGGATACTCTGGGATTATGGTACGTTTGACGGTCGCGACATCGCTTGGTCGTCCTACCGTTACCGGGGCATCATCGATGGGCTGATCTGGATTTCCCTGCTGCTGATCTGTCTCAAGTTTGGTCGTCGATTCCGCCGTATTCTCAACTGGATTGCCGTCATTGCGCTCGGCGTTCAGGCTGTCAACTTGGTTTCGCTGCTTTTCGCGACTCCCGGGGCCCTGTCCCGCTCGGAACGAGAAGGATCACCGGAGGATCTTTTCACTTTTTCCAAAAAGCAGAATGTCCTGATCATTCTGCTGGATACGCTCGAGTCCGACGTCGTTCAGCAGGTGTTTGACGAATTTCCTTCGGACCAGCAGGTATTTGATGGGTTTGTCTTTTACAGGAATTCGCTGTCCGGGTACCCGACCACTAAAGCAAATGTGCCGTTGATCCTCTCCGGGGAATACTACCGGAATAGGATCAATGCCTATACCTTTGCCGAGAATCTTTCGAAATCTGAAGACAATCTGCCGAGGTTCCTCAAAGACCGGGGCTTTCGAACACACCTGATCGGGACACGGAATCTGTTCATTGCCGACAATGCGAATTCCGACATTCAGATCGACTACCTTCGAAATGCATCCGGTGTCGATCTATCCCGGGAGCTTCTTTCCCTGGCCGATCTCACAGCGTTTCGTGTCGTCCCCCATTTCCTGAAAAAGCGGGTCTACAACAACCAGCGATGGTTCTTCATCAATCTGGGGGCGGATCACGAACTGGACGACATGCCGGCGGTGGAGAATCTTTACGATCTGAAATTCACTCGTGCATTGGAGAGGCAGGCATCGGTTGATGACGGTAAGCCCGTTTTCAAATACATCCACTTCTGGGGTGCGCACCCGCCGATCCGGCTGAACGAGAAACTCGATTATGTGGAGTTGCCGCATAGCAGGGAAAATCTTGTCACGTACACGCGGGCAGGAATGGAAATGCTCCATCGGATCTTCCGGAAAATGAAGGAGATCGGAGTCTATGATAATACTCTGATTGTCGTAACCGGAGACCACGGGGCCGGATTTCACCAATATGCAGCCAATCCTCTGGCGGGTGGAGTTGCCAAGGACCTCATCGAGGATACCACGGTCGAACGACTGGTAAAGTCATCCGCACTCGCTGCGGTTTTGGTGAAGAAGATTGATTCGCGTGGTCCCTTGCGAATTGATGACCGGCCCGTGACTATTGGCGATTATTCGGCCTCAATCGCCGGAAGTCTCGGGCTGGACAATCGTTTTCCTGGAGTAGATTTCCTGAATGATGATGTCGACCCGGCAAGGGAACGCTTTTTTTATTTCTATCAGGGCTATAACACGAATTCCGACAATTTCTTTGAAGGATTCACCCAGTATCGCGTTAGCGGTCACAGTTGGCTGGATCAATCATGGGAACGATTTGACGGAATCGTCACAGATGGAGACCTGCCCACAGCATCCTATCGATTGGGTGAACGGATCGATTTTGTTCTCGGTGGTAACTATGCGCAGTATGCACCATTTGGATTTTCGATCCCGGGTCCGGATTTTGCCTGGTCCGATCGCAATGTCGCGGGATTTACCGTCCGATTCTCCGAACCTCCCGGTGAGCTGGTGTTTCGGGTTAATCTGAAGATGGTCTGGGGAACGAACCAAAAGATCGAGGTTTGGGTCAATGGGACACTTCAGGTCGCAGATTGGCTCTATGAAAAGGGTTCGGAGTCGGATGAGATCAAGGAGGTTCGAATTCCAACTGGATCAAGCAAGGATGGTTTGATGGCCATCGAATTCAGACTTCCCTATGCAAACCTTTCGCCTAAGGAAGCCGGGTTGTCTTCCGACGGCCGACGTTTGGGGATCGGCCTGGGCTGGGTCGAGTTTGCGGATCCGAAAGGCCAGGAAGAACAGACGGACAAATAA
- a CDS encoding glycosyltransferase → MKLIVQIPCFDEEENIGETIRAIPGKIAGIEVIEIMVVDDGSRDATSTAAREAGADHVVRLPRNQGLARAFSAGIEHALRLGADIIVNTDADNQYCADDIPALIEPILKGEADIVIGERPIDSIQHFSPAKKILQRIGSATVRFFSRTEVRDAPSGFRAFSRRAAARLNVFNEYTYTLETIIQAGQKHMAIASVPIRVNQPTRKSRLVRSIPDYIRRSIATILRVFIVYRPLRFFATAAVITFLPGFVLGLRFVYYFAIGDGGGRIQSLILASMLMGMGSLLLVIGIVTDLIAVNRQLLERMHTRLYEIEEKISGQNRRD, encoded by the coding sequence ATGAAATTGATCGTCCAGATTCCCTGCTTCGATGAAGAGGAGAACATCGGGGAGACGATCCGTGCCATACCGGGGAAGATCGCGGGAATCGAAGTGATCGAGATCATGGTGGTCGACGACGGCAGCCGCGACGCCACCTCCACGGCGGCCCGGGAAGCGGGAGCTGATCACGTTGTCCGCCTCCCCCGCAACCAGGGCCTGGCCCGGGCTTTTTCCGCCGGGATTGAGCATGCCCTGCGACTGGGGGCCGACATCATCGTCAACACCGATGCCGACAACCAATACTGTGCGGATGACATCCCGGCCCTGATCGAGCCCATCCTGAAGGGTGAAGCGGACATCGTGATCGGCGAACGACCAATCGACTCGATCCAGCATTTCAGCCCGGCCAAAAAGATTCTTCAACGAATTGGCAGCGCCACCGTCCGGTTCTTCAGTCGGACCGAGGTCAGGGACGCGCCGAGTGGCTTCAGGGCGTTTTCCCGAAGGGCCGCCGCGCGCCTGAACGTATTCAACGAATACACCTATACGCTCGAGACCATCATCCAGGCCGGACAGAAGCACATGGCCATCGCCTCCGTCCCGATCCGGGTGAACCAGCCGACCCGCAAGTCCCGGCTGGTTCGGAGCATCCCGGACTATATCCGCCGCTCCATCGCCACGATTCTGCGGGTCTTCATTGTCTACCGACCGTTGCGATTCTTCGCCACTGCCGCGGTCATCACCTTTCTTCCCGGTTTCGTCCTCGGCCTTAGATTCGTCTACTATTTTGCCATCGGCGACGGTGGCGGACGGATCCAGTCCCTGATTCTCGCCTCAATGCTCATGGGAATGGGCTCCCTCCTGCTGGTCATCGGGATTGTGACCGACCTGATTGCGGTCAACCGGCAATTGCTCGAGCGGATGCACACCCGCCTCTACGAGATCGAGGAAAAGATCAGCGGTCAGAACAGGCGCGACTGA
- a CDS encoding glycosyltransferase family 1 protein gives MCAWRLPFRSKRKIRIAVDLVRLLPGGENGGVKPAVFAFLQWMIRTEGDRVELVFIANEATHGEVSSLARPTDQIWCSHQSAADPEPGSGPDPVDTERLVTSGVDLLYNPFGPDRLGGGKVPFVSLLIDLLHREVPEALPPEEVDHRERFFADACARAVAIQVISDDVGRRLSEAYGLGERRIFRTYLPLQQVHSSDRGNSGRSAADGLFFIYPANPWPHKNHRRLLEAFCRFLDGAPDGNGDWKLVLTGAGTESADPLGLIIDRLGLGGGSVIRAGHLDQADYRATLRAAHGMIFPSLNEGFGIPILEAQQAGIPLACSNVGSLPEVAGTGARYFDPKQVGEIADALSEMARDEGLRRRLIQAGRQNLGRFDFDCEARGFAQALRKAAAG, from the coding sequence ATGTGCGCATGGCGCCTCCCTTTCCGTTCGAAGCGGAAGATCAGGATCGCGGTTGACCTGGTCCGGCTTCTTCCCGGGGGCGAAAATGGCGGAGTCAAGCCGGCCGTCTTTGCCTTCCTGCAGTGGATGATCCGAACGGAAGGTGACAGGGTCGAGCTGGTGTTCATCGCAAACGAGGCTACGCATGGCGAAGTCTCGAGTCTGGCCCGGCCGACGGATCAGATCTGGTGCAGTCATCAATCTGCGGCGGATCCGGAACCGGGATCGGGCCCTGATCCGGTCGACACCGAGCGACTGGTCACCTCCGGAGTGGACCTGCTCTACAATCCGTTCGGGCCCGATCGTCTCGGTGGTGGGAAGGTCCCTTTTGTGAGTCTGCTCATCGATCTGCTGCACCGCGAGGTCCCGGAGGCGCTTCCGCCGGAAGAGGTGGATCACCGGGAGCGGTTCTTTGCCGATGCCTGTGCCCGGGCCGTGGCCATCCAAGTGATTTCCGACGATGTGGGAAGACGGCTTTCAGAGGCCTATGGTCTGGGTGAAAGGAGGATTTTCCGGACCTACCTGCCCCTGCAGCAGGTCCATTCATCCGACCGGGGAAATTCAGGGCGGTCAGCGGCTGATGGCCTGTTTTTCATCTATCCCGCCAATCCATGGCCGCACAAGAATCACCGGAGGTTACTGGAGGCCTTTTGCCGGTTTCTGGACGGCGCTCCCGATGGGAACGGTGACTGGAAACTGGTGCTGACAGGCGCGGGAACCGAATCGGCTGATCCGCTTGGTCTGATCATCGATCGCCTTGGTCTTGGGGGCGGCTCGGTCATTCGAGCAGGCCATCTCGATCAAGCGGATTATCGGGCGACGCTCCGTGCGGCCCACGGAATGATCTTTCCCTCCCTGAACGAAGGCTTTGGCATTCCGATTCTGGAAGCTCAGCAGGCGGGGATTCCCTTGGCGTGTTCAAACGTCGGTTCGTTGCCCGAGGTGGCGGGCACGGGCGCCCGCTACTTTGATCCGAAGCAGGTCGGTGAAATCGCAGACGCATTGTCTGAAATGGCGCGCGATGAGGGCCTTCGCCGACGGCTGATTCAGGCCGGCCGACAGAACCTGGGTCGATTCGATTTCGATTGTGAGGCCAGGGGATTTGCCCAGGCCTTGCGGAAGGCGGCGGCAGGCTGA
- a CDS encoding adenylyltransferase/cytidyltransferase family protein → MKLDATNWRTEKVLEPDAAQAVAGRLRAEGKRLVTTNGSFDLLHVGHLDQLEEARAQGDILFVGLNSDSAVSAAKGPGRPLLPEGARSAMLAALACVDYVVIMPGSYSEEPMRSLLETVRPDVHVNGPDYGPPETWAEWPTMQRHGTAGHLITRRNSISTSALVARIRSAST, encoded by the coding sequence ATGAAACTTGACGCGACAAATTGGCGGACTGAGAAAGTCCTGGAACCCGATGCCGCGCAAGCGGTGGCCGGGCGGTTGCGGGCGGAGGGTAAACGGCTGGTCACCACGAACGGATCCTTTGACCTTCTGCATGTCGGGCATCTGGACCAGTTGGAGGAGGCGAGGGCGCAGGGCGACATTCTCTTTGTCGGTTTGAACTCCGATTCGGCCGTTTCGGCAGCGAAGGGTCCGGGACGCCCGCTCCTGCCGGAGGGCGCGCGGTCGGCCATGTTGGCGGCACTGGCCTGTGTGGATTATGTCGTGATCATGCCGGGCAGTTACTCCGAGGAGCCAATGCGCTCACTCCTGGAGACGGTTCGTCCTGATGTGCATGTCAACGGTCCGGATTACGGCCCTCCGGAGACTTGGGCGGAGTGGCCGACCATGCAGCGCCACGGGACGGCGGGCCATTTGATCACAAGGCGCAACTCGATCTCGACTTCGGCCCTGGTGGCCCGGATCCGGTCGGCATCCACCTGA
- a CDS encoding HAD family hydrolase yields MSNRKVIFLDRDGTINVDTGAVHSLADWRLLDGAGEALRLLQDAGFALAVVTNQSAIGDGRLAEESLRGIHGQMRRDLERFGVNLDAVAHCPHRRDAGCDCRKPRTGLFGPIRAKIGLIDLADSWMVGDKESDIGFGRAIGVRTALIRSRYWGLDTLGMKPDTVVDSLFQFARDLCPAP; encoded by the coding sequence GTGTCGAACCGTAAGGTCATCTTCCTGGATCGGGATGGCACGATCAACGTGGATACGGGTGCGGTCCACTCGTTGGCGGATTGGCGTCTTCTTGATGGGGCGGGTGAGGCCCTGCGTCTGCTGCAGGATGCCGGTTTTGCCCTGGCGGTGGTGACGAACCAGTCGGCGATCGGCGACGGCCGGCTCGCGGAGGAGTCCTTGCGTGGGATTCACGGGCAGATGCGGCGCGACCTGGAGCGCTTCGGGGTCAACCTGGACGCCGTCGCCCACTGTCCTCATCGCCGCGATGCGGGCTGCGATTGCCGAAAACCGCGGACAGGCCTGTTTGGTCCGATCCGCGCGAAGATTGGGCTGATTGACCTGGCCGACTCGTGGATGGTCGGCGACAAGGAGTCGGATATCGGCTTTGGCCGCGCGATCGGGGTGCGAACAGCCTTGATCCGGAGTCGTTACTGGGGCTTGGATACATTGGGCATGAAACCCGACACGGTGGTGGATTCACTTTTTCAATTCGCCCGTGACCTGTGCCCGGCACCATGA
- a CDS encoding PfkB family carbohydrate kinase, whose amino-acid sequence MAPNSNDRLIEILRAFAGKRILVVGDVMLDRFVLGRVDRLNPEAPVPILLAESEQAAAGGAGNTAKNAAVLGATVTLIGVTGAGPVASDLKAAVGREGFRSILIEDAARRTTEKRRYLIRSQQMLRVDSEETRPIGGQVEGQVVEAIEREAAEVDAILVSDYAKGVVTEKVAAAVMGAMKKHGLLVMADVKPLNIEFFHGVTAISPNLQEAHEYLGLNRMQARSPWPELASGLHQRFGTDVYLTLSENGVFVWSRQTPGRHVPQAHRIEVADTSGCGDTAAVVLLMARLCGATDEEAAELANAAGAIVASKIGATAPPRQELIELLGRTEDSSRGVEP is encoded by the coding sequence ATGGCGCCCAATTCCAATGACCGATTGATTGAGATCCTACGCGCCTTTGCAGGCAAACGGATTCTGGTGGTCGGTGATGTCATGCTTGACCGGTTTGTGCTTGGGCGGGTGGATCGGCTGAATCCGGAGGCGCCGGTTCCCATTCTTCTCGCGGAATCCGAGCAGGCGGCTGCAGGGGGTGCGGGAAACACGGCGAAGAATGCGGCGGTCCTGGGGGCCACGGTCACCCTGATCGGGGTCACTGGCGCGGGTCCGGTCGCGTCTGACCTGAAAGCCGCTGTCGGTCGCGAGGGTTTTCGTTCGATCCTGATCGAGGATGCCGCCCGCCGGACAACCGAGAAACGGCGCTACCTGATCCGCAGCCAGCAGATGCTCCGGGTTGACAGCGAGGAGACCAGGCCGATTGGGGGGCAGGTTGAAGGCCAGGTGGTGGAAGCGATCGAACGCGAGGCGGCGGAGGTGGATGCCATTCTGGTGTCGGACTATGCCAAGGGTGTCGTCACTGAAAAGGTGGCTGCGGCGGTCATGGGGGCGATGAAGAAACACGGCCTGCTTGTGATGGCCGACGTGAAGCCCCTGAATATCGAATTCTTCCATGGAGTGACCGCGATCTCACCCAATCTCCAGGAGGCCCATGAATACCTGGGATTGAATCGGATGCAGGCACGGTCGCCCTGGCCGGAACTTGCCTCCGGGCTCCACCAGCGATTTGGCACGGATGTCTACCTGACGTTGAGCGAAAACGGGGTTTTTGTCTGGAGCCGTCAGACGCCCGGTCGCCACGTACCCCAGGCCCATCGAATCGAGGTGGCGGATACTTCGGGTTGCGGGGATACCGCGGCCGTGGTCCTGCTCATGGCCAGACTCTGCGGGGCGACGGATGAGGAAGCGGCCGAGTTGGCCAATGCTGCCGGCGCGATCGTCGCCTCCAAGATCGGCGCGACTGCGCCGCCCCGGCAGGAACTGATCGAACTCCTCGGTCGAACCGAAGATTCAAGCCGAGGTGTCGAACCGTAA